A stretch of the Vitis riparia cultivar Riparia Gloire de Montpellier isolate 1030 chromosome 13, EGFV_Vit.rip_1.0, whole genome shotgun sequence genome encodes the following:
- the LOC117928656 gene encoding copper transport protein ATX1: MAQTVVLKVGMSCEGCVGAVKRVLGKMEGVESFDIDLKEQKVTVKGNVQPDAVLKTVSKTGKKTSFWEAEASAEPGAKPAETVPVA, from the exons ATGGCTCAG ACTGTTGTCCTCAAGGTTGGTATGTCATGCGAAGGCTGTGTTGGGGCCGTTAAGAGGGTACTTGGCAAAATGGAAG GGGTGGAGTCATTCGACATTGACTTGAAGGAGCAGAAGGTGACGGTTAAAGGCAACGTGCAGCCTGATGCAGTTCTGAAAACAGTTTCCAAGACTGGGAAGAAGACTTCCTTCTGGGAAGCAGAAGCATCAGCAGAACCTGGAGCAAAGCCTGCTGAAACTGTACCTGTTGCTTAA
- the LOC117928655 gene encoding IQ domain-containing protein IQM3-like isoform X2 → MELQDQPHLSDYDTTAPTSHDHGSTTSSTAALKLQKVYKSYRTRRKLADSAVVVEELWWQALDFARLNHSTISFFDYVKNETAASRWSRIRLNASRVGKGLSKDAMAQKLAFQHWIEAIDPRHRYGHNLNLYYEEWCRGDAGQPFFYWLDVGDGKEVELKQCPRSRLRRECIRYLGPQEREHYEYIIVEGTIVHKLSGDLLDTNGGLEGSKWIFVMSTSKRLYAGQKKKGLFHHSSFLAGGATLAAGRLMAEGGKLRSVSAYSGHYRPTDGNLSSFLVFLKEHGVNLDGVQLGTFPY, encoded by the exons ATGGAGCTTCAAGACCAACCCCATCTCTCTGATTATGACACTACTGCTCCCACTTCACATGACCATGGTTCCACCACCTCCTCCACTGCTGCACTCAAGTTGCAGAAGGTGTACAAGAGCTACCGTACTCGGCGCAAGTTAGCTGACTCCGCTGTGGTTGTGGAGGAGCTCTG GTGGCAGGCTTTGGATTTTGCAAGGCTGAATCACAGCACGATTTCCTTCTTCGATTACGTGAAAAATGAAACTGCTGCATCTCGCTGGAGCAGGATCCGCTTGAATGCTTCCAGG GTTGGAAAAGGTTTATCCAAGGATGCCATGGCTCAGAAGTTGGCTTTTCAACATTGGATTGAAGCA ATTGACCCAAGGCATCGATATGGGCATAACTTGAACTTGTATTATGAAGAGTGGTGCAGAGGAGATGCAGGGCAGCCATTTTTCTACTG GTTGGACGTTGGAGATGGCAAAGAGGTTGAACTAAAACAGTGCCCAAGATCAAGGCTTAGGCGTGAATGCATTAGATACCTTGGACCA CAAGAGAGGGAACACTATGAATACATTATTGTGGAAGGGACAATTGTGCACAAACTATCTGGGGATTTACTTGATACAAATGGAGGATTGGAAGGTTCAAAGTGGATATTTGTGATGAGCACCTCTAAACGACTTTATGCTGGTCAG AAAAAGAAGGGATTATTTCATCATTCCAGCTTCCTGGCTGGAGGGGCCACTTTAGCTGCTGGAAGGCTTATGGCAGAAGGTGGAAAGCTCAGG TCTGTATCAGCATACAGTGGACATTACCGCCCAACTGATGGAAACCTCAGTAGCTTCTTGGTTTTCCTCAAGGAGCATGGAGTTAACCTTGATGGAGTTCAG TTAGGTACTTTCCCCTACTGA
- the LOC117928655 gene encoding IQ domain-containing protein IQM3-like isoform X1 has protein sequence MELQDQPHLSDYDTTAPTSHDHGSTTSSTAALKLQKVYKSYRTRRKLADSAVVVEELWWQALDFARLNHSTISFFDYVKNETAASRWSRIRLNASRVGKGLSKDAMAQKLAFQHWIEAIDPRHRYGHNLNLYYEEWCRGDAGQPFFYWLDVGDGKEVELKQCPRSRLRRECIRYLGPQEREHYEYIIVEGTIVHKLSGDLLDTNGGLEGSKWIFVMSTSKRLYAGQKKKGLFHHSSFLAGGATLAAGRLMAEGGKLRSVSAYSGHYRPTDGNLSSFLVFLKEHGVNLDGVQVLSPTEDLGGDETSKTVEELSKTGLSADAELPKLQAPSDEKSKASEPSKFAQIVRISSYKRSLSGNLQSPRMRVPKKDILQRMKSKKEDSYQLGDQLSLKWSTGAGPRIGCVADYPLKLRVQAFEMVDLTPKDPPRQLASKLVDNLTSLGSSCKLM, from the exons ATGGAGCTTCAAGACCAACCCCATCTCTCTGATTATGACACTACTGCTCCCACTTCACATGACCATGGTTCCACCACCTCCTCCACTGCTGCACTCAAGTTGCAGAAGGTGTACAAGAGCTACCGTACTCGGCGCAAGTTAGCTGACTCCGCTGTGGTTGTGGAGGAGCTCTG GTGGCAGGCTTTGGATTTTGCAAGGCTGAATCACAGCACGATTTCCTTCTTCGATTACGTGAAAAATGAAACTGCTGCATCTCGCTGGAGCAGGATCCGCTTGAATGCTTCCAGG GTTGGAAAAGGTTTATCCAAGGATGCCATGGCTCAGAAGTTGGCTTTTCAACATTGGATTGAAGCA ATTGACCCAAGGCATCGATATGGGCATAACTTGAACTTGTATTATGAAGAGTGGTGCAGAGGAGATGCAGGGCAGCCATTTTTCTACTG GTTGGACGTTGGAGATGGCAAAGAGGTTGAACTAAAACAGTGCCCAAGATCAAGGCTTAGGCGTGAATGCATTAGATACCTTGGACCA CAAGAGAGGGAACACTATGAATACATTATTGTGGAAGGGACAATTGTGCACAAACTATCTGGGGATTTACTTGATACAAATGGAGGATTGGAAGGTTCAAAGTGGATATTTGTGATGAGCACCTCTAAACGACTTTATGCTGGTCAG AAAAAGAAGGGATTATTTCATCATTCCAGCTTCCTGGCTGGAGGGGCCACTTTAGCTGCTGGAAGGCTTATGGCAGAAGGTGGAAAGCTCAGG TCTGTATCAGCATACAGTGGACATTACCGCCCAACTGATGGAAACCTCAGTAGCTTCTTGGTTTTCCTCAAGGAGCATGGAGTTAACCTTGATGGAGTTCAG GTACTTTCCCCTACTGAAGATCTTGGGGGTGATGAAACCAGCAAAACAGTGGAGGAATTAAGTAAAACTGGACTCTCAGCGGATGCTGAACTACCCAAACTCCAGGCTCCCAGTGATGAGAAAAGCAAGGCCTCTGAACCATCTAAATTTGCTCAAATTGTAAGGATAAGCAGCTACAAAAGGTCCTTATCTGGTAATCTGCAGAGTCCAAGAATGAGAGTACCTAAGAAAGACATATTGCAGAGAATGAAGTCCAAGAAGGAAGACTCATACCAACTGGGGGACCAACTGTCTCTAAAGTGGTCAACAGGAGCTGGCCCCAGAATTGGATGCGTTGCGGACTACCCCTTAAAATTAAGGGTACAAGCCTTTGAGATGGTTGATCTCACACCCAAGGATCCTCCCAGGCAATTAGCATCCAAACTAGTTGATAATCTCACTTCACTCGGAAGTTCTTGTAAACTGATGTGA